From Strigops habroptila isolate Jane chromosome 1, bStrHab1.2.pri, whole genome shotgun sequence, a single genomic window includes:
- the AZI2 gene encoding 5-azacytidine-induced protein 2 isoform X2, producing MEELVEDDICILNHEKADNSHKRDGEIPVSSYSGDESAASHFALVTAYEDIKKRLKETEKENSSLKKRVRILEEKLLGSRLEEECSSVGREQVNKAYQAYREACIDRDNLKSKLDKMMKECSESLKTLNEQLQSKEVELLQLRTEVETQQVMKNLNCTQSSWEIEKLNSDLKVHSLEQELEKLKQECNSLRKELQKSKQKDQAQSESPLNGDLLRRQDIQSAQQAYQELKREMSNLRLVADMQAEVLRKLKTNPAATKKAASTAPVQCVDLNISKLNLTSGVVYKKLPQNDQVLCTAVSPPLQRGVEIPPERVTLQAWTDERPVPMDGKTFQEHHSHGKSSLEDNSWVFPSPPKPNENVFWEMKNRSTLLNCPADYLDQCNQNCLHKS from the exons ATGGAGGAGTTGGTGGAGGATGACATCTGTATTTTGAACCATGAAAAAGCAGACAACAGTCATAAGAGAGATGGGGAGATTCCTGTTTCGTCTTATAGTGGAGACGAGTCTGCTGCCTCACACTTCGCACTTGTCACTGCATATGAAGATATCAAGAAACGACTAAAGGAGACAGAGAAGGAGAACtcctccttaaaaaaaagagtgagaatTCTAGAAGAGAAG CTGCTCGGCTCCCGACTGGAAGAGGAATGCAGTTCAGTTGGACGTGAACAAGTAAATAAGGCGTACCAAGCCTATCGAGAGGCCTGCATTGACAGAGATAATCTGAAAAGCAAGCTGGATAAAATG ATGAAAGAATGTTCAGAATCCTTGAAAACCTTGAATGAACAGCTGCAGTCTAAAGAAGTAGAGCTGTTACAGCTAAGAACTGAAGTGGAAACTCAGCAAG TGATGAAAAATCTGAATTGTACTCAGTCCAGCTGGGAAATAGAGAAGCTGAACAGTGACCTGAAAGTGCATAGTCTGGAACAGGAGCTAGAAAAGCTCAAGCAAGAGTGCAACAGTCTCAGAAAGGAGTTGCAAAAGTCCAAGCAGAAG GACCAGGCCCAAAGTGAAAGTCCATTAAATGGAGACCTCCTTCGAAGGCAAGACATCCAAAG cGCGCAACAAGCATATCAGGAACTGAAGAGAGAGATGTCTAATTTGCGCCTAGTGGCTGACATGCAAGCTGAGGTCCTAcgaaaactgaaaacaaacccagcagcGACCAAGAAAG ctgcctcTACGGCACCAGTGCAATGTGTTGACTTGAACATTTCAAAGCTGAATTTGACATCTGGGGTGGTCTATAAAAAACTCCCACAAAATGATCAAGTACTCTGCACCGCAGTGTCTCCCCCTCTGCAGAGAGGTGTAGAGATCCCACCTGAAAGGGTGACTCTGCAAGCATGGACAGATGAGAGACCTGTTCCAATGGATGGCAAAACGTTTCAGGAACACCATTCGCATGGAAAGAGCTCTCTGGAAGATAATTCCTGGGTATTCCCAAGTCCTCCAAAGCCTAATGAGAATGTGTtttgggaaatgaaaaacagatcAACTTTGCTAAACTGTCCAGCAGATTACCTGGATCAGTGTAATCAAAACTGTCTGCACAAGAGTTAA
- the AZI2 gene encoding 5-azacytidine-induced protein 2 isoform X1, producing the protein MGEATQSKARAESVLGLAVMEELVEDDICILNHEKADNSHKRDGEIPVSSYSGDESAASHFALVTAYEDIKKRLKETEKENSSLKKRVRILEEKLLGSRLEEECSSVGREQVNKAYQAYREACIDRDNLKSKLDKMMKECSESLKTLNEQLQSKEVELLQLRTEVETQQVMKNLNCTQSSWEIEKLNSDLKVHSLEQELEKLKQECNSLRKELQKSKQKDQAQSESPLNGDLLRRQDIQSAQQAYQELKREMSNLRLVADMQAEVLRKLKTNPAATKKAASTAPVQCVDLNISKLNLTSGVVYKKLPQNDQVLCTAVSPPLQRGVEIPPERVTLQAWTDERPVPMDGKTFQEHHSHGKSSLEDNSWVFPSPPKPNENVFWEMKNRSTLLNCPADYLDQCNQNCLHKS; encoded by the exons CTGTCATGGAGGAGTTGGTGGAGGATGACATCTGTATTTTGAACCATGAAAAAGCAGACAACAGTCATAAGAGAGATGGGGAGATTCCTGTTTCGTCTTATAGTGGAGACGAGTCTGCTGCCTCACACTTCGCACTTGTCACTGCATATGAAGATATCAAGAAACGACTAAAGGAGACAGAGAAGGAGAACtcctccttaaaaaaaagagtgagaatTCTAGAAGAGAAG CTGCTCGGCTCCCGACTGGAAGAGGAATGCAGTTCAGTTGGACGTGAACAAGTAAATAAGGCGTACCAAGCCTATCGAGAGGCCTGCATTGACAGAGATAATCTGAAAAGCAAGCTGGATAAAATG ATGAAAGAATGTTCAGAATCCTTGAAAACCTTGAATGAACAGCTGCAGTCTAAAGAAGTAGAGCTGTTACAGCTAAGAACTGAAGTGGAAACTCAGCAAG TGATGAAAAATCTGAATTGTACTCAGTCCAGCTGGGAAATAGAGAAGCTGAACAGTGACCTGAAAGTGCATAGTCTGGAACAGGAGCTAGAAAAGCTCAAGCAAGAGTGCAACAGTCTCAGAAAGGAGTTGCAAAAGTCCAAGCAGAAG GACCAGGCCCAAAGTGAAAGTCCATTAAATGGAGACCTCCTTCGAAGGCAAGACATCCAAAG cGCGCAACAAGCATATCAGGAACTGAAGAGAGAGATGTCTAATTTGCGCCTAGTGGCTGACATGCAAGCTGAGGTCCTAcgaaaactgaaaacaaacccagcagcGACCAAGAAAG ctgcctcTACGGCACCAGTGCAATGTGTTGACTTGAACATTTCAAAGCTGAATTTGACATCTGGGGTGGTCTATAAAAAACTCCCACAAAATGATCAAGTACTCTGCACCGCAGTGTCTCCCCCTCTGCAGAGAGGTGTAGAGATCCCACCTGAAAGGGTGACTCTGCAAGCATGGACAGATGAGAGACCTGTTCCAATGGATGGCAAAACGTTTCAGGAACACCATTCGCATGGAAAGAGCTCTCTGGAAGATAATTCCTGGGTATTCCCAAGTCCTCCAAAGCCTAATGAGAATGTGTtttgggaaatgaaaaacagatcAACTTTGCTAAACTGTCCAGCAGATTACCTGGATCAGTGTAATCAAAACTGTCTGCACAAGAGTTAA